From Desulfomonilia bacterium, the proteins below share one genomic window:
- a CDS encoding phage holin family protein — MKVEEIPKLSLPALVLTYLKGIMKLAGMEKAYVKKEVKAGLSQAPVGLALAVAGLILLALGGLMFLVTSVLILCIWLQPWAAALIVAGALVIPGILLALIGLIKAKKDLARARASFSQAGKDIKCLRQK; from the coding sequence ATGAAGGTTGAAGAAATACCAAAACTATCGTTGCCCGCCCTTGTCTTAACATACCTGAAAGGGATTATGAAACTGGCCGGCATGGAAAAGGCGTATGTCAAGAAAGAGGTCAAGGCCGGATTATCCCAGGCTCCTGTCGGTTTAGCCCTTGCAGTTGCGGGGCTGATTCTGCTTGCTTTGGGCGGACTCATGTTTCTTGTCACCTCGGTGCTTATCCTTTGCATATGGCTTCAGCCCTGGGCGGCGGCACTCATAGTTGCCGGAGCACTTGTTATCCCGGGAATTCTGTTGGCCCTTATCGGGCTCATTAAGGCAAAGAAAGACTTAGCACGTGCCAGGGCTTCATTCAGCCAGGCTGGAAAGGATATAAAATGTCTGAGACAGAAATGA
- the lpoB gene encoding penicillin-binding protein activator LpoB — MKKLMILLSILLAIIISSGCASTPNVSYGNPEQVETVTADFGSTDLQMIAEKMVNSLLATPLLQSGKRPVMYVSNVKNKTDEHIDTKSITDKIKVTLLKSGRVQFSAVSEANDEIIKQLEYQNLTDYVDPGTRKNIGKQVGADYFLYGEITSIKKKAGKVEDVYFKITLNLVNISTGLLEWADEKEIRKSAKRPLLGN, encoded by the coding sequence ATGAAAAAGCTTATGATACTGTTATCCATTCTTCTGGCAATAATTATTTCATCAGGATGCGCCAGCACGCCCAATGTAAGTTACGGCAATCCCGAACAGGTTGAAACAGTCACAGCGGACTTCGGCTCTACCGATCTGCAGATGATCGCTGAAAAGATGGTGAACTCGCTTCTTGCAACACCGCTTCTTCAGTCAGGGAAAAGGCCTGTCATGTATGTATCAAACGTCAAGAACAAAACTGACGAGCACATAGACACAAAATCCATAACGGACAAGATAAAGGTTACCCTGCTCAAGTCCGGAAGGGTGCAGTTTTCGGCTGTAAGTGAAGCAAACGACGAAATCATAAAACAGCTTGAATATCAGAATCTGACAGACTATGTAGACCCCGGCACGAGAAAGAATATCGGAAAACAGGTCGGTGCGGACTATTTTCTTTACGGTGAAATCACGTCCATAAAGAAAAAGGCTGGCAAGGTTGAGGATGTCTATTTCAAAATAACTCTTAATCTAGTAAATATATCCACCGGCCTTCTTGAATGGGCCGATGAAAAAGAAATTCGCAAGAGCGCAAAACGGCCGCTCCTTGGGAATTGA
- a CDS encoding YcfL family protein — protein MKKNCLLFILICLILAGCGGVATNIIDARLDGKKTVIINDGALNRQITFGEIRINGAEVQVELQNKVSRDVSFEYRFIWYDSSGVETSTITNWIPAVLTGGETRGFKSTPPSEASVGYKMMIRRPHAITPFN, from the coding sequence ATGAAAAAAAATTGTCTGCTTTTTATTCTCATCTGCCTGATTCTTGCCGGATGCGGCGGCGTTGCTACAAATATTATCGATGCAAGATTGGATGGAAAAAAGACCGTAATCATCAATGACGGGGCCTTGAATCGTCAGATAACCTTCGGCGAAATAAGGATAAACGGGGCCGAAGTCCAGGTGGAACTTCAGAACAAGGTCAGCAGGGATGTCAGTTTTGAATACCGTTTCATATGGTATGATTCAAGCGGGGTAGAGACATCCACGATAACCAACTGGATTCCTGCGGTTCTGACCGGCGGGGAAACAAGGGGATTCAAATCGACTCCTCCATCCGAAGCATCCGTCGGCTACAAGATGATGATAAGAAGACCCCACGCAATCACACCTTTCAATTAG